One region of Marivirga arenosa genomic DNA includes:
- a CDS encoding alpha/beta fold hydrolase: MKLNYKELGDSGQPLIILHGLFGSSDNWMTIGRKLSEKFKVYLVDQRNHGDSPHNEVHNYEVMASDLAEFIKDHQIENPHIIGHSMGGKTAMHFAVEHPDLFDKLIIVDIAPKAYPVHHDTILEGLCSLKLDELKSRGDADKQLAEFVPEKGVRQFLLKNLTRNQDKEFEWKINLPILEKNIEVVGKGLEKRLATEKDVLFIGGKNSHYIKSEDYIAINNFFPNAKIEMVEGAGHWIHAEKPEEFLALIEDFLK, from the coding sequence ATGAAATTAAATTATAAAGAATTAGGAGATAGCGGACAACCCCTTATAATTTTACACGGTTTATTTGGCTCTTCAGATAATTGGATGACCATCGGGAGAAAGTTATCTGAAAAGTTTAAAGTTTATTTGGTTGACCAAAGAAATCATGGTGATTCTCCACATAATGAAGTTCATAATTATGAAGTGATGGCTTCCGATTTGGCTGAATTTATAAAAGATCATCAAATTGAAAATCCACATATTATAGGCCATTCAATGGGAGGTAAAACGGCTATGCATTTTGCTGTTGAGCATCCCGACCTTTTCGATAAATTGATTATCGTGGATATTGCCCCTAAAGCCTACCCTGTTCATCATGATACTATTTTAGAGGGATTATGCAGTCTGAAATTAGATGAATTGAAATCGAGAGGCGATGCAGATAAGCAGCTTGCAGAATTTGTACCTGAAAAAGGCGTGAGACAGTTCTTATTAAAAAATTTAACTCGTAATCAGGACAAAGAGTTCGAGTGGAAAATAAACTTACCTATTCTAGAAAAAAATATTGAGGTAGTAGGAAAAGGTTTAGAAAAAAGATTGGCTACTGAAAAGGATGTGTTATTTATTGGAGGAAAAAATTCGCATTATATAAAATCAGAAGACTATATTGCTATCAATAACTTCTTCCCTAATGCAAAAATTGAGATGGTTGAAGGTGCTGGGCATTGGATACATGCAGAAAAACCGGAGGAATTTTTAGCCTTGATAGAAGATTTCCTAAAATAA
- a CDS encoding trimeric intracellular cation channel family protein produces the protein MQLQYALELLGTLTFAISGALAVKDKSEDWFGAGFTGFVTAIGGGTLRDIMLGSYPLSWVGDMNIIYTILGGVLLTSFFNKYLQKLRRTLSLFDSMGIALFTVSGVEKALSMGVRWEIAAIMGMFSAVFGGVIRDTLVNETPVIFRKEIYASACLLGGMLYLLLSYFDFDRNLNFILSASFIVSVRLLAVKYHINFPKI, from the coding sequence ATGCAATTACAATATGCCCTTGAACTTTTAGGTACATTAACATTTGCTATTTCTGGAGCACTGGCTGTAAAAGATAAATCAGAAGACTGGTTTGGTGCTGGCTTTACTGGATTTGTAACCGCTATTGGTGGGGGCACCTTAAGGGATATAATGCTAGGTAGTTATCCATTATCTTGGGTGGGTGATATGAATATAATTTACACCATCTTGGGAGGTGTTTTACTCACTAGTTTCTTCAATAAGTATCTACAAAAATTAAGAAGAACCTTAAGCTTATTCGATTCTATGGGAATTGCATTGTTTACGGTTTCTGGAGTTGAAAAAGCTCTTTCAATGGGTGTAAGATGGGAAATTGCTGCTATTATGGGAATGTTTTCAGCAGTATTTGGAGGTGTAATTCGAGATACATTAGTAAACGAAACGCCAGTTATTTTCAGGAAAGAAATATATGCAAGTGCATGCCTATTAGGAGGCATGCTTTACTTGTTATTAAGCTATTTTGATTTTGACAGAAATCTCAATTTTATTTTATCAGCTTCATTTATAGTATCAGTAAGACTTTTGGCTGTTAAATATCATATCAATTTTCCAAAGATTTAA
- a CDS encoding dihydroorotase translates to MKTTLIVNANIVNEGRIQQLDVLMKNGRFEKITSQINPEEADEVIDANGKYLLPGLIDDQVHFREPGLTHKANIFTESRAAVAGGITSFMEMPNTVPNALTQELLEDKYQIAAKNSIANYSFFMGASNDNIEEVLKTDASKVCGVKVFMGSSTGNMLVDNEDTLNNIFSKVPMLIATHCEDEATIRANTAKFKEQYGEDVPIEMHPIIRSEEACYLSSSLAVKLAKQHGSRLHVLHISTGKETELFDNSIPLEQKKITAEACLHHLWFSDEDYKEKGTLIKWNPAVKTANDRDTIFQALLDDKIDVLATDHAPHTLEEKQNKYFSAPSGGPLVQHNLLALIEFYKQGKISLEKIVEKASHNVAKLFRIVDRGFIREGYHADCVLVDLDTAYTVSKENILAKCKWSPFEGHTFPASVVTTFINGNKAYDNGEIIEAGTGERMLFKNNGI, encoded by the coding sequence ATGAAAACCACTCTGATCGTCAATGCAAATATAGTAAATGAAGGCCGAATTCAGCAGTTAGATGTGCTGATGAAAAATGGACGCTTTGAAAAGATTACTTCACAAATAAATCCAGAAGAGGCAGATGAAGTAATTGATGCAAATGGAAAATATCTTTTACCTGGATTAATCGATGATCAAGTCCATTTTAGAGAGCCTGGTTTAACTCATAAAGCTAATATTTTTACTGAATCAAGAGCGGCTGTAGCTGGAGGTATAACTTCGTTCATGGAAATGCCAAATACGGTTCCAAATGCCCTTACCCAAGAATTATTAGAAGATAAATATCAGATAGCTGCTAAAAATTCAATAGCTAACTATTCATTCTTTATGGGGGCTAGCAATGATAATATTGAGGAGGTACTCAAAACTGATGCTTCTAAAGTTTGTGGTGTAAAAGTTTTCATGGGAAGCTCAACAGGAAATATGTTAGTGGATAATGAAGATACTTTGAACAACATCTTTTCAAAAGTGCCGATGTTGATTGCAACGCATTGTGAAGATGAAGCAACAATTAGGGCTAATACAGCAAAATTCAAAGAGCAATACGGAGAAGATGTTCCAATAGAAATGCACCCTATTATCCGTTCGGAGGAAGCTTGCTATTTATCCTCATCTTTAGCGGTTAAGTTGGCAAAGCAACATGGTTCTCGACTTCATGTACTCCATATTTCAACAGGAAAAGAAACAGAACTATTCGATAATTCAATTCCATTAGAGCAGAAGAAAATCACCGCTGAGGCATGCTTGCATCATCTATGGTTTTCTGATGAAGATTATAAAGAAAAAGGAACTTTAATCAAATGGAATCCTGCAGTAAAAACTGCTAATGATAGAGATACCATCTTTCAGGCTTTATTAGATGACAAAATTGATGTTTTAGCTACAGATCATGCACCTCATACCCTGGAAGAGAAACAAAATAAATATTTTTCTGCACCATCGGGTGGTCCCTTGGTTCAGCATAATTTACTAGCCTTAATTGAGTTTTATAAGCAAGGAAAAATAAGCTTAGAAAAGATAGTAGAAAAAGCCTCGCATAATGTAGCTAAATTATTCAGAATAGTAGATAGGGGATTCATTAGAGAAGGTTACCACGCTGATTGTGTATTGGTAGACCTTGATACTGCATACACGGTTTCAAAAGAAAATATTCTGGCTAAATGTAAATGGTCTCCTTTTGAAGGGCATACATTTCCAGCTTCTGTAGTTACTACCTTTATTAATGGTAATAAGGCGTATGATAATGGGGAAATTATT
- a CDS encoding DEAD/DEAH box helicase, with protein MSQFTASFQNFKLNKQLLNAIKDLGYEKPSEIQVKAIPRILNGHDVIGIAQTGTGKTAAFVLPLIMKLKYAQSDDPRALILAPTRELVMQVYENILELGKYTDLRTVCLYGGIGPKKQAEEVAQGCDIIVATPGRLLDIYNAGVLQTKQIKTFVLDEADRMMDMGFMPQIRKVLELLPMKKQNLFFSATFPEKVEKYAHEFTDFPEKVEVTPQATTSELIDQYLYHVPNFLTKINLLKYLLDQDEFSRVLIFVRTRTNANNVFHFVERKITKEARVIHANKAQSTRINAIKDFKEGNIKVLVSTDVSARGIDVQEISHVINFEVPNKYEEYVHRIGRTGRAEHQGIAISFVDPSDVYHIEKIEELINQKITVNKLPQQVELMETMPKEQKDMDQEIDRQKHLENPDFKGAFHEKKKKNLSGKARDKAFGNKPKDKRRRKR; from the coding sequence ATGTCGCAATTTACCGCATCCTTCCAAAATTTTAAACTTAATAAACAATTATTAAACGCTATTAAGGATTTAGGCTACGAAAAACCTTCTGAAATCCAAGTAAAAGCCATTCCAAGAATTTTAAATGGACATGATGTTATTGGTATAGCCCAAACAGGAACTGGTAAAACTGCGGCTTTTGTATTGCCTTTAATCATGAAATTAAAATATGCTCAATCTGATGATCCTAGAGCATTGATCTTAGCACCCACTCGAGAGTTAGTGATGCAGGTATATGAAAATATTTTAGAACTGGGGAAATATACTGATTTAAGAACAGTATGTCTATACGGGGGAATTGGTCCTAAAAAACAAGCAGAAGAAGTAGCTCAGGGTTGTGATATTATAGTTGCTACGCCTGGCCGACTATTAGATATTTATAATGCTGGTGTATTGCAAACAAAGCAAATCAAAACCTTTGTTTTAGATGAAGCTGATCGCATGATGGACATGGGATTCATGCCTCAAATTAGGAAAGTGTTGGAGCTTCTACCCATGAAAAAGCAGAATTTATTTTTCTCTGCTACCTTTCCTGAAAAAGTGGAAAAATATGCTCATGAGTTTACCGATTTTCCTGAAAAGGTTGAAGTAACTCCTCAAGCAACAACCTCTGAATTGATCGATCAGTATCTGTATCATGTCCCTAACTTTTTAACCAAAATAAACCTACTTAAATATTTACTGGATCAAGATGAATTCAGCAGAGTATTGATTTTTGTGAGAACCAGAACAAATGCTAATAATGTTTTTCACTTTGTAGAAAGAAAAATAACTAAAGAGGCCAGAGTTATTCATGCCAATAAAGCACAATCCACAAGGATTAATGCCATTAAGGACTTTAAGGAAGGAAATATAAAAGTTTTGGTAAGTACCGATGTAAGTGCCAGAGGTATTGATGTGCAAGAAATTTCTCATGTGATAAACTTTGAAGTACCTAATAAATATGAAGAATATGTTCACCGTATTGGTAGAACTGGAAGAGCTGAACATCAAGGAATTGCCATTAGTTTTGTTGACCCTTCTGATGTTTATCACATTGAAAAAATTGAAGAATTAATTAATCAAAAGATTACGGTTAATAAACTTCCACAGCAAGTGGAGCTAATGGAAACCATGCCTAAAGAACAAAAAGACATGGATCAGGAAATTGATAGACAAAAACATCTTGAAAACCCTGACTTTAAAGGCGCTTTTCATGAAAAGAAGAAGAAAAACTTAAGTGGCAAAGCAAGAGATAAAGCTTTTGGTAATAAACCTAAAGATAAAAGAAGGAGAAAAAGATAA
- a CDS encoding YciI family protein codes for MKKLLTAFLLSTIPGLLLAQNSDYNAELADSLGADDYGMKSYTLVMLKTGGVNIEDKAKVDSLFRGHLDNIGKLAAEGKIVVAGPLEKNENNYRGIFIFDVSDKEEVAKLLLTDPAIKEDLLAYDLYNWYGSAALPVYLETHSKIEKIRP; via the coding sequence ATGAAAAAGCTACTGACCGCCTTCTTATTGAGCACCATACCTGGTCTTTTATTGGCACAAAATTCAGATTACAATGCTGAATTAGCCGATTCTTTAGGAGCAGACGACTATGGTATGAAATCTTATACCTTAGTAATGTTAAAAACTGGCGGTGTCAATATTGAAGATAAGGCAAAGGTAGACAGTCTTTTCAGGGGTCATTTGGATAATATCGGAAAGTTAGCCGCTGAAGGTAAAATCGTTGTAGCGGGTCCTTTGGAAAAGAATGAAAACAATTACAGAGGAATATTTATTTTTGATGTATCCGATAAAGAAGAAGTAGCAAAATTACTACTTACAGATCCAGCCATAAAGGAAGATCTATTAGCATATGATTTATATAATTGGTATGGCTCAGCAGCTTTGCCTGTTTATTTAGAAACTCATTCCAAAATAGAAAAAATAAGACCTTAA